A region of the Gigantopelta aegis isolate Gae_Host chromosome 11, Gae_host_genome, whole genome shotgun sequence genome:
agtatatattcacataaatctaattgaattaaataataataataataataataataataataataataataataataataaacaacgcACAAACCACTCAGATGTTAttcaatacatattttattttgatacagtcatcaatatgaataatgataataataaataaactttcaGCTAATAGTACTGTATGATATCTATGCATGCAGTCACAAACTCGCCGAGATTAGtcattagttattatatatatgccTGATGTGCTATTTAAACCActtttaattttcaaccctggttTCACACAAAAGGCCCATTTCTATTTTTACATATGCACATAAatctaatttaataaaaacacatatacaaaaaaaaacacaacaaaaacaacacaacaaaacacaaaaaaacaaaaaacaaaaaacaaacaacaacaacgtaaaaaaaaaaccccactcagATACATATtcaatacacattttattttgatacAGTCATCAATCTTAATCATTGCTGCATTTTTCGGGGTCACATTTATAACAGCATGCCTGATTTGAAGCACTTAATTTTCAAACCTGGTTTCACCCAAAAGacccatttttttattttcacataTGCGCATAACAAAtctaatttaataaaattaaaacacacacaaaaatgaactcaaccaaaaaacaaaacaaacaacaacaacaaacaaacaaacttctcaATTATTCAatacacattaatatatataaaattcttcTCCCAAAAAgtatagaaaataataaatgcatgaaaaatacacatatttaaaatatattaaacaaaaaccagTATTTTATGTTTACAATTATGCCAAAATCTCATATCccgatgtttgttttaaaatctgttaTTCTTCAACTCCCGTCTGTGGAAATGCATTCACGAGACGTTAAGTACTCGCACTATGttattaaactatattttttataattatattttaggaagtTTGAATTAAATATGTGTGCCCCTTACTTATGTGTCCATACTGTTACCAGCATATTAAACTTTTCATAATTGATTCTCCTTAAACCTGCTATCGTTGTGCTTCCTACAGGGGATTGTCAACTTCCGTTTCTATCATTTGAATAAAGCATTATATCAATGCGTTGGCCCACATCACACAAATCAGTGGCGGATcgagaaaatccatttaggggggcccagtgatggggggggggcagtgacatgaggtggaatgccaagggaactttgggggaggtttggagggggatcgtaaaaaactgaaaattaatatataataaaattataactatcgcaaaatttagcccccccccccgatccgcctctgcagATCTTATAAGAAgtaagattattttttttttgcatacatgttttgactGTCCATACTGTTATTGAATTTGGGTATTACAAATTACGTACTCTAAagtcttggaaattaatggataattttatttagaaagattatagtaagagaaatgctgtttaaattttgtcaaagtatataaaatgcagtgtccaatttaaaaataattcaaaccCGTAACAACCTAGTAGGAACACTTATGATccgttgtgtttttattatgtcaGAAAGCCTCTTATGTACaatattgcaaaaatatatttaaaattgaaatGATAACGGTATGAACTTCAAACAGTTACTATTAgcatcaggcccgtagccaatggggggtCGGGGTCGGTCGACCCTCCCCTACCGGTGacttttttcaatatgcccccggACGCCCAGGCCTAAGCAACTCGGATGAGACCACACCATAAGCGTAAAAGACCCCCCtcctctcaaaatcctggctacggccCTGAGCATAGTTGTTAAATGCACCACCACAGAAATtgaaagtaatatttttttttagtttttttaatttaacataacaCGAACTTGCAAATTATTAGATTCTGTCACTCCAGTACTGGTATGtaactgtaacaaaacattaggCCTAAATATAAggagttttcttttgtttcggGGTCTGGGGGTTTTCCCCAAAAATGTTATCAATTTTGATAATGTCCCTTAATCGGTTACTTTATCCatgtattaaaaaagaagatttaGTCTTTGCAATTTGATGCTAATTGGTAAAGAAACTTTAATTTacacagagatttttttttcttcttactaAAGTGTTTTGAGAGTTGGTATGCGTTTAAAACGTAACAATGTGCTTTGATATGAATTTTAAGGCCATTTATTATATAGAGTCACATGCCAATTCTAAACATGAATATtatgaatgattgattgaatgaatgaatgaatgaatgaatgtttaatgacaccccagcacgaaggACTATAATGAATGGCATGATGCATGCCAACTATGATGACGACAATGAAAACCATCAAAATCTTCAAACTAAAAAGCAAAGAATTACTGCTAAAAATGAACACGCTACAacgaattaaaaaacaaaaaaacaaacaaaaaaacaaaaaacaaacccaaaaccccccaaacaaatgAATATCTATAAATGCAATTGTTTTAGATGTGATATTTACAAGTTTTTATCCATTACACAAGTCAACATTTTACGCATGTGCACAGTGTGCTCTACGCATTTTTCTGGTCACGTGGAGTAAAAACGATATTTGTGTCCACGTACCACACACGTATCGGACACCTAGGTACACGAGGTTATGTTACTAGGGCCCAgtgcccgtgcttataaaacgtttagagtccagactcagtctctaatgacgtcacacacatacaatttgtatggcgttgtcatgtcattagtgtctcagactctattaagaGTCTCGAGTCGAGCTAGCGGTTTTAGAAGCACCAGGCCTGGCCATAACCGCTCTGTGTTTTAATCTTTTGCTAGAGGACTTGGATAACGCAACTTGGCCACCGATACAACATTTCCAGCGGCATTTTCTATTTCGCAGCAAACCGTTGTGTTGTCTTCTGCGCTCTCCCAGCTGTGAACTGTCAACTTATTCCCTTCACGATTTTCTCCACCAATCCCTACACTGATTTTCCGTAAACCTCTTTTCACGACATCTTTATTGACGTTCTTAAAGAAAGCCTTCCTTATGCCATCGTGTATAGCATAATTAACACAATAACTAACATACGTCGTCCAGTTGATGTGATTATAGTTATCCGTATCTGACCAACAAACAGACACCTTAAACACATGGGTATCAGCTGGTCTGGGAGTTCTTTGAACTTTCAGTGATTCGTTTCCAACGGCGACATTAGCGTATTTTCCTCTGCACCAATCGGGATGTGGGACAGGTCGTCTGCTGGTAGTGTTGACGCAAACAAACTGAATGATGGCTTGTAAAAGTTTCTGCCCGGTAGAGGGCACGATTAGTGTCCCGATGGTATTTATAGAGGATTTCCCAACATAACCAAGTTGGAGCTTACCCTCGAGGGGCATTTTTGGTACCGTTTCGTCGTACATGGCTCTCTCTATCTCGACGACACCACGAATGAGAGTGAACCTCGCAACAGTTTTGAGAAATCGCAGAATGAATGGCCGGATTTGTCGAGATGTTTGAAAAATGCGAAATATCCCATATAAGTAACGATATCCATCAGCTTCTTGGCATCTGGATTACCTgcaaaacacaacataattcAAGACAGAGAAAgttgatattgatatgttagttaaagttcgttttgtttaacgacactactagagcacattgatttattaatcatcggctattggatgtcacacattaggtaattttgacatataatctttcctctctataacggtgtcaaaatgaccatatgttttacatccaatagccgatgattaataaattaatgtgctctagaagtatcgttaaacaaaaacaaactttaacttttttctcaTTTGTAGATCAATTGTTTGCTTTGTCATTCCAACTAAATAAACATCAGACTATTTTAATTACTCGATTGAGCAACGTATGTACGTCATGTAATTAACTTTAACGCCATGGCGTGCACAACGAGGCAATTATTTTACCACGTTGTGTAAGTTATATGTCATGCCAGCTAAATGCTATGGTCGCATTTATGGAGTCAAAATGCACTGAAAACTACCATTTGGTCTGACTTTACTGGTCGTAATTCATAAAGGCTGGGTAGTCTTAATACCGGGGTAGTTTTACTGTAATACAAGACGTAAATATTccggtctttaaaatattggtctTTATAGCGGAGTGGTCTTAGAACTAGGGTGGTCGTTAGGTGGGgttttactgtgtgtgtgtgtgtgtgtgtgtgtgtatatatatatatatatatatattatatatatatatatatatatatatatatatatatatatataccttttgtGAGCAGTATATATACTGCTCACAAAAGGTAGGGGatactgaaatatttttaacatttaaaagttatgatacttaagatatttaattaaaatgtatacacagTATTGCCAAATCATTATCGATCACTAACATGTGATGTCTCAATTCAGCAATTGTTTGCTTCCTTCGCACTCGAATGCAAAAGGGTGTAGGAATGGGTTTTCACGGGTATCTTAAAtaaacagaccctagtttcaacccatgcaaatgcacactaagtttagttaatctacaaacctgtaagacatttgaataaagttataattgagtgaaacatgcgtctgtgactttgaaatggtgaaataccctctaaaaataaactaaaactcgactctataacttctgagacgcacgtgcgtttttaaaaatatgagaaatgcattttgtgacattaaaaacaccaggatgaccaaaaaggGTCCATTTAAATATTACGCAACGCTtagggggatggggggggggggttgtaagtCCAAGCCTTATGTGGTGTTACAAGAGGTGGGGGTGTATTGAACAGCGTTACataacacaattttgttttctcttaaacgtgccatgccatgacaacaatatataatgtaggttTTTAGAGGTAAATGTAAACCCAAATTTTTTCTTTGTCAACCATGATGGTGATCAATTAAaatggctatccagagacaggccccgggacggacatactcaaaactctagtggtatatgagcatgtaaaaaatattcgcactcgcactcgcaagTGAAAACCCGCGTTTTTTCCCCCATCGTACAGCAATACGtcactttaatgacgtcatcgtagttacaagggggtgggaggtgtctaattttgacaaaaatagcgttacgtaatattagAACGGCCGCaaccacttcgaatgtacggaaatggatattcggttatcaaaaacggctcttattagtcaaaaatatgccttagtgtttaaaaacttgggtaTGTCCCTTAAATTTGTATGTAAAGATCTTCCACGTGCACTTTTGTTTaacaggggcgagacgtagcccagtggtaaagcgttcgcttgctacgcggtcggtttgggatctatccccgtagccgggcccattgggctatttttcgttccagccagtgcaccacgactggtatattaaaggccgtggtatgtgctatcctgtctgtgggaagtgcatataaaagatcccttgctgcattattaaaaaaaatgtagcgggtttcctctgttgactacgagtcagaattaccaaacgtttaacatccaatagccgatgattaattaatcaatgtgctccagtggtgtcgttaaacaaaacaaacttttttgtttaacataaaAGGCTGTGAGGATTGTGATTGCTCAGTGACTTGCTGAATTGTAACAATGCGCCGACtggcaataaataggaagcgaaaacgaagtatgtgaggttctgtatctattacataccttcttttactttttacaaatcggtttttaatttaacgtcataaatacactttcttaaatctatgatcaatccTTCTTTCATGGATTTAATTAACGTTAAGAACGAGTGGTAGGGcctaaagcgctcgcttgatgggcgGGCGGTCAAGGGTCGATTCCTGTCGCTGAGCCTATTGGACTATAGTTTtcttctagccagtgcaccaggattggtatatcaaaggtcgtggtatgtgctattatgtcgtgagggatggtgcatataaagaactcttgctattaatgaaaaacaaatgtagcgggtttcctctctaagactatatgagaATTAAcgaacgtttgacatccaatagacgatgattaataaaacagtgtgctctagtggtgtcgttaaacaaaagaaactaaaatTACAGACACtatagcatatttttcaccatttttgATTAACTGAAAtcattatatggcgtcagacatatggttaataaccacacagatactgagagaggaaacccgctgtcgccacttcatgggctactcttttcgattagcagcaagggctcttttatatgcaacttcccgcagacagggtcgtacataccatggcctttgttacaccagttgtggagcattggctggaatgagaaatagcccaatgggttcaccgacggggattgatcctagaccgaccgctttaccactgtgctacgccCCGCCACCAGACTCAGATTCTCGAGTCCAGACTCTAAAACagtttataagcaccaggcctgctGTCACGAAAATAAACCTTTAATTACCGTCTCTATCAAAGTTTTTCAACAAACAGCCCTGGAATGCGCACTGTGGCAACACTCTCATCACTACTCAGTGTGAGTCTGAAGCCCACCTTTTTCAAGTTCGATGGTCTTTGAAAAAGTCTGAAATAAAAGTAGAAACTCATTCAtgcatatttgtaaatacaCCTATAGTCCGTTTTCGGCAATAGGGAACCGATGAAAACATATAACTTACATGATAATGCTAAaactcattaaaaaaaccccaaacaaacaaaaacagagcGGGATGTAGCGCAGTGGTAAGGTGGTCGCTTGATCGACgctcatcggtgggcccattgggttatttttcgttccagtcagtgcaccacgactggtatatcgaagacagtggtatgtttgacatccaatagcctatgattaatacatcaatgtgctctagtgatgtcgttaaataaaacaaacgtcttcttcatataaaaacaaatgtttattctttaaactcataccaactctcagaatattttttaaaagaaacatttattgaattaaataagtctctttacaaattaccattaaactGTATAGAACAAAGCTCATTTGTAATACTCTAATAGGGGGTGAAGACGAACTACTGGAACAACCAAGGTATGCAGTGTCACCTAAAGTAATCGATAATACAGtatcagggcccgtgcttataaaacttaaagtctagactttaataaattccagactttaacgtaatgctatttgaaggactttattaaagtctagactttaaggtttataagcacggggccagggctcgaacttaagaatttgtctcccaaggcaagttttaaaagaattgccatggatAAAACGACCCActgacagcaattttgagcctgcctattctttcaaaaatgacatttgcagcaaataaacacgCTGAAAGgctatt
Encoded here:
- the LOC121385150 gene encoding uncharacterized protein LOC121385150 is translated as MLRDIQLKLLFQRPSNLKKVGFRLTLSSDESVATVRIPGLCQEADGYRYLYGIFRIFQTSRQIRPFILRFLKTVARFTLIRGVVEIERAMYDETVPKMPLEGKLQLGYVGKSSINTIGTLIVPSTGQKLLQAIIQFVCVNTTSRRPVPHPDWCRGKYANVAVGNESLKVQRTPRPADTHVFKVSVCWSDTDNYNHINWTTYVSYCVNYAIHDGIRKAFFKNVNKDVVKRGLRKISVGIGGENREGNKLTVHSWESAEDNTTVCCEIENAAGNVVSVAKLRYPSPLAKD